A window of the Henckelia pumila isolate YLH828 chromosome 3, ASM3356847v2, whole genome shotgun sequence genome harbors these coding sequences:
- the LOC140892668 gene encoding E3 ubiquitin-protein ligase RSL1: MAAEILEIVNIVDSAVDDDEVLVLYETPVRPKNGTSKIDAISVENYNLKSKRAIDLSQDYAYYTNVDDDEVKIIASFPKTRRVYKGESSNSRPSKGVEFSIPLMTMCEICADEKPTSAMFGILGCTHSFCSECMAKYVASKLQDNITTINCPFTGCKGFLEPQHCHPILPKQVFDRWGDALCEALILGSEKYYCPFKDCSALLIDDRSGRNEVIIQSECPDCNRLFCVECKVPWHSGITCEEFRKLGKDERSNEDIMVMNLAKQKNWIRCPKCGFFVEKTEGCLFMTCRCGHSFCYNCGAPLKQHYCTRCKH, from the exons ATGGCTGCTGAAATCCTGGAAATCGTGAATATTGTGGATTCTGCTGTTGACGATGATGAAGTTTTGGTGCTATACGAAACCCCCGTTCGACCCAAGAATGGTACAAGTAAGATCGACGCTATTTCTGTAGAAAATTATAATCTTAAATCCAAAAGGGCCATCGATTTATCCCAAGATTATGCATATTATACAAatgttgatgatgatgaagttaaaATTATTGCTTCATTCCCTAAAACCCGGAGGGTTTATAAAGGCGAATCCTCTAACTCAAGACCCTCCAAAGGTGTGGAATTTAGCATCCCTTTGATGACAATGTGTGAAATTTGTGCCGATGAGAAGCCCACTAGTGCTATGTTTGGCATTTTGGGATGCACACATTCCTTTTGTTCCGAGTGCATGGCTAAATATGTAGCATCCAAATTACAAGACAACATTACCACTATTAACTGTCCTTTTACTGGTTGTAAAGGGTTCTTGGAGCCTCAGCATTGTCATCCCATCTTGCCGAAGCAAGTTTTTGACCGGTGGGGGGACGCCTTGTGCGAGGCTTTAATTTTGGGGTCCGAGAAGTATTATTGCCCATTTAAGGATTGCTCGGCTTTGCTGATTGATGACCGGTCTGGGAGGAATGAAGTTATAATTCAATCTGAGTGCCCTGATTGTAACAGGCTATTTTGTGTCGAATGTAAGGTTCCTTGGCATTCAGGGATCACGTGTGAGGAGTTTCGGAAGTTGGGAAAGGATGAAAGGAGTAATGAGGATATAATGGTGATGAATCTTGCAAAGCAAAAGAATTGGATAAGGTGTCCAAAGTGCGGGTTCTTTGTTGAGAAAACTGAAGGATGCTTGTTCATGACATGCAG GTGTGGTCATTCCTTCTGTTACAACTGTGGAGCTCCGCTGAAACAGCACTATTGTACTCGGTGTAAACACTAA